The genomic stretch TCTCCGAACGGGCGGTGACTATCAGCTCCTCAGGTAAGGTCTCTTCATCAACCAAAAGGGAGTGGTAGCGCATGGCCTCAAAAGGATTCGGAAGCCCGGTATAGATGGTTCGGGAATCGTGGTAGATAAGGGAAGTCTTGCCGTGCATAAGCCTCTGGGCCCGAACGATTCGCCCCCCAAAGGCCACCCCAATGCTCTGATGCCCTAGACACACACCCAGGATAGGAAGCCGACCAGCAAAGTGGCGGATGGCGGCCACTGAGATACCGGCCTCCGCCGGGGTGCAGGGGCCGGGACTAATAATCAGATGGGAAGGAGACAGGGATTCGATAGTTCGGAGGTCCACCTGATCGTTACGGAAGACATGGAGTTCACAGCCCATGGCCCCCAAAAGTTGAACCAAGTTGTAGGTAAAGGAATCGTAATTATCGATAACCACAAGCCTGGCATCCATTGGTTGGACTCCCTCTACTGTCAAGCTGGGGTTAACATGTTACATAAAACATGGCTATTAGCTACCATCTTGTGGTCTTTTAACCAAGTAAAGGAGGACCCATGATAAAGATCGCCCCTTCCATCCTCTCGGCAGACTTTGGCCGGCTGGCCGAAGAAGTCCGGGCCGTGGAGGCCGCCGGAGCCGACGTGATTCACATAGACGTCATGGACGGCCACTTTGTT from Thermosulfuriphilus ammonigenes encodes the following:
- a CDS encoding anthranilate synthase component II; translated protein: MDARLVVIDNYDSFTYNLVQLLGAMGCELHVFRNDQVDLRTIESLSPSHLIISPGPCTPAEAGISVAAIRHFAGRLPILGVCLGHQSIGVAFGGRIVRAQRLMHGKTSLIYHDSRTIYTGLPNPFEAMRYHSLLVDEETLPEELIVTARSETGEIMGLRHRSLPVEGVQFHPESIGTSLASWQRLNTPPRDWDFESEEIPEGVRILRNFLRFYR